In the genome of Microcoleus vaginatus PCC 9802, the window TAAGCTGCGTTGAAATGACAAGTCTGAGAGGATATTGATGAGCAGGGTAGGGATGGCAGGAATTAGCGCTGTTAAATATTTTAGGCGTAGTTTGCCCGAGAATGGCAATAGCAGCCAAATCACAGGTAAGGTGAGGAAAAATAAATATTTGAAGGTATCGAAGGAAAGGATTTTTCCTAATACTAACTGTGGTTTTAATATGAGATTGATGATGATTTCTAGTACGGATTTGCCTAAATAGCTGTAGCGCCCGACTCCAGCGACTTCGCTGCCGCTAAAGAAGGGGATGATTTTCTGGGAAGCTATCAAAAACCAAGCTGCACCGAGCAAAAGTGCGATCGCCCAGTACCGTTGCTTTTTTTCGCAAAAAAACAGCCAGACACCCATAGCAACAACGGTTAGGGACAAAACCGCCTTGCAACTGAGAACTAACACAATAGCGCTACAAAACCACACAATTTTATTTAAACGCGCCGCCAAAATTGCTGCCAAAAGTGCGGGTAAAGCGATTACTTCCGGGTGAAAATCAAATAAATTGATGTTAAATACCACCGGATAGAGCAAATAAATCAATGCGATCGCACGGGATTGTTCTTGATTTAAACCTGCCAAACGCGCTAAACTCCACGTAGGCCAAGCCCCCAGGGATAAAGCAACTGCTTGTACCAACAGTAGCCAATGCACATCCGGGGAAATTTTGTACAGCCAAGCTAGCGGATAATAGATTACCGCTGCGTGATCCCCCAAAATATGAATCCCCATTAAAGAAGAAAAAGGCGTTTGGTTTTGGCTGATCAAGTAAATTGCTTGGTCAAAAATTCCCAAATCGAAAGCAGTTGATTGGAATAAAGCGTGCCGTAAACTGCTACACAAAAAGAAAATTGTCGCAGCAGTAGCGATCGCCCAAACCAAACTCGACGGTAGCTGCGATCGACCTTCCTCTATATTTTCGGCGATCGAGACACTGATGTCCTCACTCGAATCAGCAAAATTTTCCCTATTCTGCATGAAATCTGGCACTAGGTGGTCACTCAAAATATGATTCCATCGAATGTGCTTTCCACGCAATAGTTAACCACTAATTTTTATCCCCGCAATCGTAATATTAGAATAATCCACAAAACCTTAAAAAATTGTGAAAGCAATAACTCTTCTCGGCTCGACAGGCTCCATCGGCACTCAGACTCTGGATATTGTAGCTCAATACCCCGACAAATTTCGGATTGTCGGGTTAACCGCCGGACGAAATGTAACGTTGCTGGCCCAGCAAATTCGCCAGTTTCGACCGGAAATTGTCGCGGTTTGCGACGAAGATAAATTACTGGAATTGAAGGAGGCGATCGCAGATCTCGACCCTCTACCTATTTTACTTGCTGGCGAGTCAGGCGTTGTCGAAGTTGCCCAATACGGTGACGCTCAAGCCGTCGTCACCGGCATAGTTGGCTGTGCCGGTTTGCTGCCAACAATTGCGGCTATCAAAGCAGGCAAAGATATCGCCTTAGCCAATAAAGAAACATTAATCGCAGGGGGTCCGGTTGTCAACCCCCTCATCGAAAAATACGGCGTTAAAATATTACCTGCTGACTCGGAACATTCGGCAATTTTTCAGTGCCTCCAAGGTGTTATGGTTGGCGGGTTGCGGCGAATTATTCTCACGGCTTCGGGGGGTTCTTTTCGAGATTTGCCGATCGACAAATTAGCAGGAGTAACAGTAGCCGATGCTTTGAAACATCCGAATTGGTCGATGGGGCAGAAAATCACGATCGATTCTGCTACTTTGATGAATAAAGGATTAGAAGTAATTGAGGCTCATTACTTGTTCGGAATGGATTATGACGACATTGATATTGTCATCCATCCTCAGAGCATAATTCACTCGTTAATTGAGCTGCAAGATACCTCTGTTTTGGCGCAATTGGGCTGGCCGGATATGCGCTTGCCGCTGCTTTACGCTTTGTCTTGGCCGGAGCGAATTCATACAGATTGGGAACGGCTGGATTTGGTAAAAGCTGGCGATTTAACTTTCCGAGAACCAGACCACGAAAAGTATCCTTGTATGCAGTTGGCTTATGCAGCGGGACGTGCGGGCGGTTCGATGCCTGCGGTGCTGAATGCGGCAAACGAACAGGCGGTCGCGCTATTTTTGGAGGAGAAGATTCAGTTTTTGGATATTCCCAAGTTGATTGAAAAGGCGTGCGACAAACATCAAACCGATAACTGTGAAAGTCCTGGTTTAGACGATATTTTGGCCGCGGATAGGTGGGCGCGGCAGGAAGTTTTGGCAGATAGTATGGAATTGGGCGATCGTATTCTTTCGGTTCGCTAATTGTATCAGCCGACTTGCACTTACCCACAAGCCCGCCGGGAATTAATTCCCCGTCTCAGAGCTAAAGTTGGTTGAAAATGAGATATTGCACCATTCTCAAGAACAGGCAAGATGCCTGTTCCACAAAGAGTGAATTTTGTTGTGGGCCGTTGCTCCTAGCCCGCCCATAAAAGGCTTATTGAGAATGGTGCAATATCAGAGTTGAAACAGACTGCCAAACCTTAATAAATATTCACTTTTCTTTGAGAGGACTTTAGCTATGAGACAGGGGTTGAAACCCCGGACGGACTATGCCAAAAAGTGCAAAATATCCCCCCAACCATGTTAAAAGTTGACCAGATGTTAGCCTTTTATTGACTAACTCCCAACTTTCGTCGCCAAATCAGCCGCACTCATCTTTTCGTACATTTCAAAAGGTTGGTGAATCCAAGGATTGTCAGCCAAATAATCTACATAATAATCCGGCTTTGCAACAGAACAAGCCTTGTACCAGAGTACAGCAGTCCGAATTTCCTGAATATCCTCGCCGTAGCGACTCTTCAGCCAAGCGATACTTTGATCTAAACTAATTCCCGAATCCACCAAATCGTCAATCAGGAGAATGTGGCTGCCCAAATTATCCCCCACCATTGTCAAATCGCGGGCAAACTCGATCGCACCCCGGACATTTCCCTCGGCCCCACCATAGGACGAGGCAGCTAAAATCGCCAGAGGTTTGTCGAAAATCCGCGACAGAGTATCCCCAACCCGCAGCCCTCCCCTCGCCAGACAGACAATGCGATCGAATTTCCACTGAGATTCATCAATTTTTACAGCCAAATCCTCAATTTTTAGATGGTACTCAGGCCAAGAAACGTAAAGGTCGCTCATTCCTAATATTATTGAAATATCAAAGGTATTATTAAATATTTTGGGGAAAATGACATGGATGCAGAGGAACTTCTCAGACGCTATGCAGCCGGAGAACGGGTTTTTCACAAAGTAGACCTGACCGGGGTCAATATGTCAAGGACAAACTTGCGCGATATTGACCTGAGTCACGCTAATTTAAAAGGTGCAAATTCGATCGGCCTCACCCTCTACAGAGCTAATCTGTATCAAGCAGATATCAGCCAAGCCAACCTCTCCCAAGCCAACCTCATGTCCGCTAATTTTGGCGAATGCGACGCAGTGGGAGCGAACTTGAGCGGAGCCATTTTGCGGAGTGTCGTGTTCAGCGGGGCCGATTTAACGGGGGCGAGTCTCAGGGGTGCAGACATGAGAGATGCAAACCTTCAGGGGGCAATTTTGATTCAAGTTTATGCAGTTAACGCTAACTTGCAAGGTGCAAACTTGACAGAAGTAAAACTTTGCGGAATCAACCTCAGTAAAGCAAATTTAACCGACGCGAACTTAACACAAGCTGACCTTAGCCGTGCTAACTTAACTCAAGCAAATCTGAGCTGGGCAAATTTGACGGAAGCAAATCTGGAAAAAGCGGATTTGAAGGGAGCCGATTTGAGCGGAGCTAACTTGAGCTGTGCAAATCTCCATCAAGCAGATTTGAGCGGAGTTTCCCTTAAGGGAGCAAATCTCCGGGGAGCAAACTTACATCAAGCTTCTTTGCGCGGGACAAATTTGAATGAAGCGAATCTGAGAGAGGCGATGATGCCTGACGGCAACATCTGTGAGTAAATAAGCTGGCCAAATAGAAGTTAAAACCGCAGGGTGCTGGTGGCGCACCCTACATTTAGGCTAATGCCTGATTTTTTTAAGGGGATTTAATTCTGCGTTAATCTCATGCGCCCAAAAATCGAGAGAAGCCCCGGACTCCTGTTGTGGAGAGGCAAAAATTTTAGAGTCTTGTTCAACCTCCCAGATTCATCTGTGGAGTAAATCTAAAATCTCAAATTGTTAGAGTGAGCGGGACTCCACGGTTCGACTGAGCGCTTGCGGAAGTCTAAAATCCAAAATTGACTGACAGTTCATTTAAAGAGAGTGGCCAAAAAAATTGGCGATAATTTAATCTACAACCTTCAGCCAGCCCCGGCGAACGGCGTGGAGCAAGCGGTTGATGGCTATTTGATCTTCTTCGGTAAGACAGTCATTTAAGAGCGCTGTCTGGAGTTGTTGTCGGTGAGTGGGAGTCAGCAGACCGGAGTGATATACCTGAAAGACTAGCTCTGCAATAGTAAATTGAGGTAAAAGCGTTTGGGTTGTCATCATGTGTTTTTTTTTTGAACTCACTTTTGACAGTATTGACTGATTTTTCCAAAATTTATGTGATTCAACTACGGAAGTAAATGTGATCGATTGGCTCTTGATGAGTGATTTGTGTCAGCCGAACTAGGCGATCGGATATTTCCTCGATAGCCCTGCTACTTGAAACACAAACCCCGTCCCGATTCCTCGCTTCTGGCAACCCCCACATCTCTACTTTTGGTTAAGAAACGGTGACAAATAAATTAATATTTATCTATCAAGAGATTACTAAGGACTGCTAGCCAAATCGCTCGGCTTAATTCAACGTAAAACTTTTAGCGTGTTTATAAGCCCGCTTTTACCTACATTTACCTAGTTTCTTGGTGTGGTCTTTTTTCCGTGTATATACTTAATGACCCGCCCAAAGACAGATACAAGTTTTCGATAGGAGCCCCCAGCAGCCCCAAATTTTAGGCCCTAGTTCAAGCTCCCAGATTCATATGTGAAGTCCATCTAAAATCTAAAATCTAAAATCTAAAATCTAAAATCGACTGACTGCTTCAAATCAAAAATCCCGGCTTCTTCAAGAAACCGGGTCGAGCTTTTCGATCGCAGTACAATTTTTTTTGGAGAGGGTTAATGGAGCGACCTACTCATGAAAATCTTATTGTTGGCAAAGCTTGACAGGAGAGAAAGTAGAAATACTGATCTCAACTTCTTGTGTGAGGGGACTAATCGGAAATCCTGACCCATCCGCGGCGGATGGCGTGCAGCAGGCGGTTGACTGCATCTCGGGCGTCTTCGCTGAGAGCGCTTTGGCAGAGTTCGCGCAGTCCGTGGCTTTCAGTGCGAGTCAGATTGCCTGAATGAGTGACTTGATAGAACAGTTCAGCGATCGCGCGATCAGATTTTAAAGTCAGAGCTTGCATGAAATCTCGTTGAACTCGACTATTATAATATCGAACATTTGAGAAAAGAGTAGGGTGATTGCAGTCGGGTAAGCTGTGTGATCGTTCTTGGCTCGATTTGTGACCGAAATCTCCGAGTATACGTGAGTTAAATCACAGTAAACCAAAGACCTCGATCGCATAAGCTATGATTGGGGTGGTAGCCTCAAGGTTTGACAAAACCTCGAAAAGCACTGAAAGCAAGGCTTTGAGTTCCCAAGACCGCCGCGCAGCGGGAGTAAGTCCGCTCTACATCGCAGGTCTGGACTCGGAGAGCTGTGAAACTTTGGGTTTTAGACACTTGCAGCTTGCAGCTCAGGGCATAAAGTTGCGATCTGCGAGCCACGGCCTGAGATACAATAATTATAAATACTTCTATCTCATCTATAGGCAGGCAGGTAAAAAAATGATAATGATTAGCTACTTTTCGATTGCCTTAATCGTTTTTCTTGTTTGGTTCAAAAGTTTTTGGAATGATACAGCGACATCTAAAAAAGACGTGATATCTTGGATAGCCTTAATAATGGGGCCTCTGTTTTGGCCTGTTGTTGTGCCCCTATCCCTTTTGCAAATTACCAGCAAAAAGTCTGTTGTAAAAACAGCTCAGTGCGATCAAGAATTATAATAAATTGTGGAAGTAACTGGCTTCAACATAGTTGGTTATCTCGTCCTAAATTATTCGGCAGGCATCGCTCCTGGCAGCGAGTAAATGAGCTTGTTTCCTTGTAAAAAAAATGCAGCTAGAAGGTAGAATTCAATAAAAATTCTGAATCCTAAAACAGTATTTTTTTACCGATATCAAATTCTGCCTTCGGCTTTTTGACCCCGCCCACAAACGGATACAAGTTTCCGACAGGAGCCGGCAGCAGCCCAAAATTTTAGGATCTTGTTCAAGCTCTCAGATTCATCTGTGGAATAAATCTCAAATCTCAAATCGTTCAACTGAGCGAGATTGACTGAGCGCTAGCCGAACGTCTCACGCCGAAGTCTCCAATCTACTGATGCCTACTTTTCTTCTGTCACATCGTGATTTAAGGGTGGGGCTCAGTCAAAATTGTCAGATCCAAATTCTCGGACAGCCACAGCAACATTTTTTTATTCAAAAAATATCGACCACCTCAACCAAGCTCAAAATTAATATGTAATGTAACAGGGCTTGTTGCTTGCAAAAATATAACTTCAGACATATTTTCGCCTTCCGCTGACTAACTTAAGAATTTTTATTACTTCCGGCCACGGCGTACCATTAATCGAATGTGGGAAAATCCTGGCTAGGCGTTGAAAAACAGCTACGCTCTTGGGTCTGTAACCTTTTCCAGAGTCTTCTCTTCAAATCGTAGCAGCTCTAAACAGAAAATTGTAGAGTTCGTTTATCCCCCAATTGCCTAACTCTTACCGCAGTTAGATAGACTATTCAAGGCAGAGACTGCAATATGAAATAGGCAACAAAAACTGTTTCAAATCTCAAGTACGACTTATTTTAGGCGATCGGGCATCAGGAGTGTATAACGCGAGCCCGCTAAATTTTTAGAGGTGCGAGATGTTTGGGAACATCTAAAAAAAAACTGCCGTCACGGTATCCAAATTCGTTATTTGCATAAAAAGTAGGAGTCAAAATGAACGAAGTATCTGAGAAACCAATTTATAGAGTTCTTAATCTATTGTCGCTGCTAGCGCTGACCTACTATGCAGCTACTTCCATCAATTATATTTTCGAGAGTGACGCTCAAATCTACAGGTACGATAGCCAGAGCACTTCCAACGGCTCAACAGCGCAACTAGCAGCACACCGCTAGGAATAAATAGTAGCGATTTTCTCTGAATGAATGAGGAACCAAATTTCATGAAAATTGCTAATCGTTAATGATCAGCTCGAATTTAACAACAATTAGTAAACAACTCTTGGCTAAAAACTTAATATTTTAACTCACAGGTATTAGCCATCGAATGTACCACAAAAATTAACTATTTAATTAGTTCTCAAAAGAGACCAGAGTGATGAAAGGATGGCCAAGCATTTTCATGAGTAAAAGCATTAACAGCTTTAGTAATCGCTTCATCAAGAACATTTGAAGGTGGATAGGCTTCAGAACGGAAAATCGCTTTGATTTTGGCCCACTACAACTCTATCGGAAATAAATCCGGCGAGTATGGAGGTAAGAATTTTACCTTGGCTCCGATAGATGCAATCAAAAAACTGCTGGCTTCACCATTATCAACAGGTAAATTATTCATAACTACAATTGCGCCAACCCATAACTGGGGCAGGATTCGCCAGCAGCCCAAAATTTTATATCCTAGTTCCAGTTCCCAAATTTATCTCTGGACTAAATCTAAAATCTCAAATCTAAAAATCTAGTGACAGTATCGTCACAAATCTACCGGCCCACCGTTCATCCCAACTTCACCAAAAGACGAGCGCTGCCTTGTCTGATTGTCCGGATGGATGTGGATCATGGTTGAAATGAGGGATTGTGGTTGAAAAACTGGGTTTTTTAGCCAAAATCCTGCGTTGAGCGTCAGGGATTTGGCTGGAAACATCAAGGTGAGGAGGCTAAAAAGCCCGTCCGGGACTGTGTTGGGAGGCACTTTTGATTGAATGCGACCTCCAGCGTGCACGGGCTTGCTTTGAAAGCCAGCTAAAAAATTTTGATTTCTGGGGAACTATTAGCAAAAATCAAAAGTCAGGTCAACTATAGTGTACTCAAAAGAAATCGCAGCTCAGTTCCAGCCCCATTGCGGGCGATCGAACTATCCGGCGATCGACAGTGCCAAGGGCCCGGTGCAAGTTCTCAATCTTGAGAGCATACTCAGATTAAAAATGGTCTCTGTGTATCTTCCGGCTATTGTTTTAATAATGACTAGCCACGCCGACGGTCATTATGGTAAACTCGCAAACGTTTAACGGGAATATTTTCGTGTTAGAGGAGGCAGTGGTGGAGTCGAGAGTCAAAAGCAGGAAACAACCGATATTTGCTGCTCAACGAATACAGGATTCTACTCGCGCTCCGAGGCTCGCTGCTGACAATTTAAATTACATGACAGCTTATAGCAGCCGGGTCAATTAGGGTCTCAACCGATGTCCGGTTTCATTTATTGAATCCCTTTGGAGGGAAAAGTGTATTGTAGAAAAATGATTGATCTTTTAGGAGGAGTGTAAATGACACAGGTAACTAATCCAACACAACCAGCAAGTTCACTACCTGGAGGTGGCGGTGGTTCAAACATTATCGGCATCCAGACCGCTAACAGGTTGAACGGCAGCTCCGGGGATGACATCATCCTGACTTTTGGGGCCCCAGATGTCATCGCCGGTGGCGCTGGCAACGACGTCATTTTGTCCGGTGGCCAAAATGACAGTGTCGGTGGCGGCGACGGCAACGATATCATCGCTTCTGGTTCGGGCAACGATGTGGTCGCTGGTGGCAGC includes:
- a CDS encoding DUF2079 domain-containing protein codes for the protein MLSDHLVPDFMQNRENFADSSEDISVSIAENIEEGRSQLPSSLVWAIATAATIFFLCSSLRHALFQSTAFDLGIFDQAIYLISQNQTPFSSLMGIHILGDHAAVIYYPLAWLYKISPDVHWLLLVQAVALSLGAWPTWSLARLAGLNQEQSRAIALIYLLYPVVFNINLFDFHPEVIALPALLAAILAARLNKIVWFCSAIVLVLSCKAVLSLTVVAMGVWLFFCEKKQRYWAIALLLGAAWFLIASQKIIPFFSGSEVAGVGRYSYLGKSVLEIIINLILKPQLVLGKILSFDTFKYLFFLTLPVIWLLLPFSGKLRLKYLTALIPAIPTLLINILSDLSFQRSLAYQYSVPVIPFLFLAVIAKEETRNREGIKGNQEEDKANKQQFLTWVNLPQFKNFRISQLWQGIQLPRIMIIWSLLIFLCMGEYKDFYLYINRLDTWQATREAVAQVQPQSSILTDNRLAPHFAHRPIVKLLSQISPQTNLAEFQYILLNLRHPWPDTEKIGDTLANQLKKSPDFKLTYQKNQVLLFKRMAD
- a CDS encoding 1-deoxy-D-xylulose-5-phosphate reductoisomerase — translated: MKAITLLGSTGSIGTQTLDIVAQYPDKFRIVGLTAGRNVTLLAQQIRQFRPEIVAVCDEDKLLELKEAIADLDPLPILLAGESGVVEVAQYGDAQAVVTGIVGCAGLLPTIAAIKAGKDIALANKETLIAGGPVVNPLIEKYGVKILPADSEHSAIFQCLQGVMVGGLRRIILTASGGSFRDLPIDKLAGVTVADALKHPNWSMGQKITIDSATLMNKGLEVIEAHYLFGMDYDDIDIVIHPQSIIHSLIELQDTSVLAQLGWPDMRLPLLYALSWPERIHTDWERLDLVKAGDLTFREPDHEKYPCMQLAYAAGRAGGSMPAVLNAANEQAVALFLEEKIQFLDIPKLIEKACDKHQTDNCESPGLDDILAADRWARQEVLADSMELGDRILSVR
- a CDS encoding pentapeptide repeat-containing protein is translated as MDAEELLRRYAAGERVFHKVDLTGVNMSRTNLRDIDLSHANLKGANSIGLTLYRANLYQADISQANLSQANLMSANFGECDAVGANLSGAILRSVVFSGADLTGASLRGADMRDANLQGAILIQVYAVNANLQGANLTEVKLCGINLSKANLTDANLTQADLSRANLTQANLSWANLTEANLEKADLKGADLSGANLSCANLHQADLSGVSLKGANLRGANLHQASLRGTNLNEANLREAMMPDGNICE
- a CDS encoding phosphoribosyltransferase produces the protein MSDLYVSWPEYHLKIEDLAVKIDESQWKFDRIVCLARGGLRVGDTLSRIFDKPLAILAASSYGGAEGNVRGAIEFARDLTMVGDNLGSHILLIDDLVDSGISLDQSIAWLKSRYGEDIQEIRTAVLWYKACSVAKPDYYVDYLADNPWIHQPFEMYEKMSAADLATKVGS